The following nucleotide sequence is from Roseofilum reptotaenium CS-1145.
GGGGTAGAAATATGGGCAATTTTCCCCTGATGGGAAGCAATGAGCGCTATCCACCAATCATGATACCAATCGCCGCCCTTTCGGGATGGAAACGGCAGTACGAGAGAGAGCAGTTGGGGGCGAAACATCATCGTACATCCGGTTAAGGTGTTGCGCAGCAACAGCAGTTGGGGGGTGAGATTTTGGGGAGATCGCTGTTCAAATTCCCACGCAGAAGGATGACAAGTGTCATCTTGCGCATCGATTAGCTCTAGGTCAGAATGGACTAAAAGAGCAGATTGGGACTCTAAAGCGTGCCATTGACGCTCCAGTTTATCCGGTAACCAAATATCATCCTGATCGCAACAGGCGATCGCCTCCAACCGTTGATCTCCTACACATAATTCTAATCCGCGCTCAAAGTTATGATACGAACCTACATTTTCCGAGTAGGAATGGAAGTGAAAACGGCGATCGCCGGCGATCGTTGCTTGAATCTGGCTTTGACATGCTTCAGATGAGCGATCGTCAACCACATGACACATCCAATCTTGCCAAGTTTGCTCCCGCAAAGACTCAATTTGTTTGCGCAAATATTCCATATTGGGGTTATACGTTGCTAGAATAATTCCAATTTTTCCCATTACCAATTCCCGATAAAATGATGTGAAAATTTGAGGATAACCAGAGTGAAGAAAGCCAAGGGAAAACGCCCCGTTTATTTAGATAATGCCAAAGTAGATCGGTTATTAACGATGATTATGACATTGGCCAGTGAAGTTTCTGTCTTACACGATCGCCTGGATACCCTCGAACGATTAGCCCAGGAAAAAGGTATCCTTTCCCTGGAAGACATTGAAGCCTATCAACCCGATGAGCAAACGCAACAGCAACGGGAACAGTGGCGACAGGCTTATCTGGAGCGGTTGTTAGGCGATCTAGCCACGGATAATGAATAATGAATACTTGTGAATACTTGGAAACCCCAGAGACACCAACCACCCATGACCACACTACCCCAAACTCTAGATGAGGCGATCGCCCAAGCGAAAGCAGCAACGTTGCAAGCCCTCGAAGATGGAATGCGCTTAATTCAAGTAGAGTTAGTCTTTCCCGAAATTGCCCTAGAAGCGCAGAAACTCGCCCAAGACTTTATCCCTATTTTGCAAGAGTTTGGGGGACAACCGAAGATCTTCTTTCCAGATACCGGAGCGGCAGCTCTAGCCCGTCGAGACTGGGGTGAAACTCCCTTTAAAGTCACGGATTTAGGCAGTAGCCGATCGCCCATTGATCATAAAATAGACCCCGAAGACGAGAGCTTTCTGATCGTTAACCCCTCATCCGTAGAAGTCGGACAAGTCGAGCGTCTGGTGAATTTAGCCGGCGATCGTCCCATCATTCTTGTAATCCCGAAACTTGAAGATGTCGCTGTTGTCGGTATTGGTTATACGGCCCGTCAACTGCGCGAGAGACTCTTAAGCCAAATCTACTCCTGCTATTACATCCGCCCCCTAGAAGGTGCAGCCCTCTATCGCTGCCATCCCCATCCCTGGCAAGTTTGGCTCGAAACCGCAGACGGTACTTATACTAAAATTGCCGAACAACCGCAAAAACCTGTAGGCGAAGTCCTAGATCAGATTTTAATCCGAGCTACTACCGGAGAAAATACGGAAGAAGCCGCCCGGACTCAGAAACGGCGAGGGGGGATTTTCGGAGAACTTGAACGCTTTATTAAAGCTTTGACTCAATAACCCCAGAACAGTTGTCCAGGACTAAACTTTGTCAGTACACTGTAGAAACACCAAAATAGCTCAGATTTTAAAGGAGATCGGCAAAGCTAACTGGGTGTTGAGGAAACTTGTGGCAACTTACCCTGGATTCCTCATACCATATTCTCTATGATGATGCACTTTAACAATTGGCCCAGAGCCACTTGCCTCCCAAGGATCGATTAAGGGCAAGGTTAAAGAGAAATGGTATCAGTACGGAACCGACTTGATTAGCACACAGGGAATACAAAGCAATGATAGGAGCAACAGGACGACGAGTTTTTATTGGTGATGTCCATGGGAATTATGATGGCTTAATGCATCTTCTGGAGGCGATCGCTCCTGTAGAGAGCGATGACTTATACTTCTTAGGAGACCTGATCGATCGCGGGCCAAAAAGCGCAGAAACCGTTAACTTCGTTCGTGATAGTGGCTATCCCTGCATTCGAGGCAACCACGAACAACTACTGATCGACAGTTTTCCAGACGGCAAAATCCATTATCCCGCCCTCCAAGCATGGCTCTATAGTGGTGGACAAGCTACTCTGAGTAGTTATCACGATGCCCACCTCCTTCTGGAGCATCTGCAATGGATTAGCAATCTTCCCCTATACCTCGACCTCGGCGATGTTTGGCTTGTCCATGCTGGAGTTCATCCCGATTTACCCATCGACGAGCAAACCGAATATGAACTCTGTTGGATTCGCGATCAATTTCACTGCATTCCCACTCCTTACTTCCCTGATAAAACCATTATCACCGGCCACACCATCACCTTTACCTTCCCTGGTGTGTTGCCCGGTCAAATTGTCCAAGGACAAGGCTGGTTAGATATCGACACGGGAGCCTACCATCGCCGCAGTGGATGGTTAACCGCCCTAGACTGGACAAACCAACAAGTTTATCAAGTCAACGTCTATCATCAAGCAGTCCGTATCTTGCCTCTAGAAGAAAGCATCACTTTTATAGAACCGGAAGCCATTATTCCTCGACATCCAGTTGCCGCCAACCATTAATAATGGGCAATAGGCACGAATAGCAATCGGCAATAGAAAATGTCCTAACTATTCTTTTCCCTGCTATACATAGCGTGATAAGGTATGATCTCCCTCTAAGTCGATCGCCATCCTCAACCATGGAAACCAAAGCTGCTATTGCCTTTGCCCCTAATCAACCCCTGAGCATTGAAACCGTCAGTCTGCAACCTCCGGAAGCTGGAGAAGTATTAATTGAAATTAAAGCGACTGGTATTTGCCACACGGATGCCTATACCCTCTCTGGGGCCGATCCAGAAGGACTCTTTCCCGCGATCCTGGGTCATGAAGGCGCAGGTGTTGTGGTAGAAGTTGGCCCAGGGGTCACCAGTGTCAAACCCGGCGATCATGTGATTCCTCTGTATGTTCCGGAATGTCGCCAGTGTGAATATTGCCTCAGTCTAAAAACAAACTTGTGCCAAGCGATCCGCACTACCCAAGGACGGGGCGTGATGCCCAATGGCAGCAGTCGGTTTGCGTTTAATGGCGAGATGCTCCATCATTACATGGGCACTTCAACCTTTTCTAATTATACCGTTGTCCCAGAAATTTCCGTAGCCAAAATTCGCGAAGATGCCCCGTTTGATAAGGTTTGCTATATCGGTTGCGGGGTAACAACAGGAATTGGAGCCGTGATTAATACGGC
It contains:
- a CDS encoding DUF1995 family protein; the encoded protein is MTTLPQTLDEAIAQAKAATLQALEDGMRLIQVELVFPEIALEAQKLAQDFIPILQEFGGQPKIFFPDTGAAALARRDWGETPFKVTDLGSSRSPIDHKIDPEDESFLIVNPSSVEVGQVERLVNLAGDRPIILVIPKLEDVAVVGIGYTARQLRERLLSQIYSCYYIRPLEGAALYRCHPHPWQVWLETADGTYTKIAEQPQKPVGEVLDQILIRATTGENTEEAARTQKRRGGIFGELERFIKALTQ
- a CDS encoding metallophosphoesterase family protein, coding for MIGATGRRVFIGDVHGNYDGLMHLLEAIAPVESDDLYFLGDLIDRGPKSAETVNFVRDSGYPCIRGNHEQLLIDSFPDGKIHYPALQAWLYSGGQATLSSYHDAHLLLEHLQWISNLPLYLDLGDVWLVHAGVHPDLPIDEQTEYELCWIRDQFHCIPTPYFPDKTIITGHTITFTFPGVLPGQIVQGQGWLDIDTGAYHRRSGWLTALDWTNQQVYQVNVYHQAVRILPLEESITFIEPEAIIPRHPVAANH
- a CDS encoding glycosyltransferase, producing the protein MGKIGIILATYNPNMEYLRKQIESLREQTWQDWMCHVVDDRSSEACQSQIQATIAGDRRFHFHSYSENVGSYHNFERGLELCVGDQRLEAIACCDQDDIWLPDKLERQWHALESQSALLVHSDLELIDAQDDTCHPSAWEFEQRSPQNLTPQLLLLRNTLTGCTMMFRPQLLSLVLPFPSRKGGDWYHDWWIALIASHQGKIAHISTPLVRYRIHDTNTVGVVENAGTLSQEVMTGLQKAEKLRGRSYITHCNLNHAVCDRLNLNPQEVENNPFGDRPLNFGWPILELGWRSWQAGYGSQGIALRVFVHKCRKDVKRLLSRSGPSLPNNSQ